A portion of the bacterium genome contains these proteins:
- a CDS encoding tetratricopeptide repeat protein — translation MAYIYFQEGRWDKAVEEYKKLIALDPEDINTHNMLGDVYVKKGAAREAFEEYNKVSSDFTSRGQTDKAAIVNKKIAALDPALLTPEAQKKQNLIKQTLKAEVAMEEGDMETAIEALNEVLKLDSENLGAFYKLGELFEKKGQVQEAVKQYQMLGNAFLKNRLYKKAQELFAKVVALDPSSTEAHANLASLYVKQGSEGDAKKEYLNAAEQALSTGDLENANQYAAKAVELKSIEAHYVLGVVLYRRQQLSEAKTEFESLLRFKINHVGALIHLGKILLEQNSTDKAAENIQKALKIEKDNSMAQEAWVEVCLKKGNKAEAAATLKTLLERYIAKDQQAKIIETARSLISLDETNTAAYRQLAEALEKTGDKKAAADALFKLVLYFEKADKKDQVGDVVRKVLELDPSNSEAQKRLIGSVVAQAPAPAPAPAKPSPAVPQPPAGVIDLEQEIVKPPLAPVPTKPAPVPAAAPPVEKPKAAAVELDPQDELTDQLSIAENYIKQGMVEEAIEIYQQLSEAHPDHPEIRAKLNQAYTAYVKTGEGVIDALEAEKKAKEEEEKRLRAEMEKKAREEAEKQARAEIEKKAREEAEKKAREEIERKAREEAEKRIREETEKKIREETERKIREESDRKAKEAADRQSQEEVLRKAKEEIERKVREEFEQKARSEAERKSKEETDRKKASAAQDTATSRTPPPSKGDALEDNKDEFMTIAVADIYVRQQMYEEAVKIYRRILQMDPDNLEARKKLGDAENLLKAKTGAPSTTA, via the coding sequence ATGGCCTATATCTATTTCCAGGAAGGTCGCTGGGATAAGGCCGTCGAAGAATATAAGAAACTGATCGCCCTGGACCCTGAGGACATCAATACCCACAACATGTTGGGTGACGTTTACGTGAAAAAGGGCGCCGCCCGCGAAGCCTTCGAGGAATACAACAAGGTTTCCTCCGATTTCACGTCCCGCGGCCAGACGGACAAGGCCGCCATCGTCAACAAGAAGATCGCCGCCCTCGATCCGGCCCTCCTGACCCCTGAAGCCCAAAAGAAACAGAACCTCATCAAGCAGACGCTCAAGGCCGAAGTGGCGATGGAAGAAGGGGACATGGAGACGGCCATCGAGGCCTTGAACGAGGTCCTTAAGCTCGACTCCGAGAACCTGGGCGCCTTCTACAAGCTGGGCGAGCTTTTCGAAAAGAAGGGCCAGGTCCAGGAGGCCGTCAAGCAATACCAGATGCTGGGGAATGCCTTCCTGAAGAACCGTCTCTATAAAAAGGCCCAGGAGCTTTTCGCCAAGGTCGTGGCCCTGGATCCGTCCTCCACCGAAGCCCACGCCAACCTGGCCTCCCTTTATGTCAAACAAGGGTCCGAGGGTGACGCCAAGAAGGAATACCTGAACGCCGCCGAACAGGCCCTGTCCACCGGGGACCTGGAGAACGCGAACCAATACGCGGCGAAAGCCGTGGAGCTGAAAAGCATCGAGGCCCACTATGTGCTGGGGGTCGTGCTTTATCGCCGGCAGCAACTGTCCGAGGCCAAAACGGAATTCGAGAGCCTCCTGCGCTTCAAGATCAACCATGTCGGCGCCCTGATCCACCTGGGCAAGATCCTTTTGGAGCAGAATTCCACGGACAAGGCGGCGGAGAACATCCAGAAGGCCCTGAAGATCGAAAAGGACAATTCCATGGCCCAGGAGGCCTGGGTCGAGGTCTGCCTCAAGAAAGGGAACAAGGCCGAAGCCGCCGCGACCCTGAAGACCCTCCTGGAAAGATACATCGCCAAGGACCAGCAGGCCAAGATCATCGAAACGGCCCGCTCGCTCATTTCGTTGGACGAGACCAATACGGCCGCTTACCGGCAATTGGCGGAAGCGTTGGAGAAAACAGGGGACAAGAAGGCCGCCGCCGACGCCCTCTTCAAGCTGGTCCTTTATTTCGAGAAGGCGGATAAAAAGGACCAGGTGGGGGATGTGGTCCGCAAGGTTTTGGAGCTCGACCCCTCGAATTCGGAAGCCCAAAAACGCCTGATCGGGTCGGTGGTCGCCCAGGCGCCGGCCCCCGCGCCCGCCCCGGCGAAACCGTCCCCGGCCGTCCCCCAGCCGCCGGCCGGGGTGATCGACCTGGAACAGGAGATCGTCAAACCGCCCCTGGCCCCGGTCCCCACCAAACCGGCCCCGGTCCCGGCCGCGGCCCCACCGGTGGAAAAACCGAAGGCCGCCGCGGTGGAATTGGATCCGCAGGACGAGCTGACGGACCAGCTTTCCATCGCCGAGAACTACATCAAGCAAGGAATGGTCGAGGAGGCCATCGAGATCTACCAGCAATTGTCGGAAGCCCATCCGGACCATCCGGAGATCCGGGCCAAGTTGAACCAGGCCTACACCGCCTACGTGAAAACAGGGGAAGGGGTCATCGACGCCCTGGAGGCGGAGAAGAAGGCCAAGGAAGAGGAAGAGAAGCGGCTGAGGGCCGAGATGGAAAAAAAGGCGCGGGAGGAAGCGGAAAAGCAGGCCCGGGCCGAGATCGAAAAGAAGGCGCGGGAGGAAGCGGAGAAGAAGGCCCGCGAGGAGATCGAGCGGAAAGCGCGCGAGGAAGCCGAGAAGCGCATCCGGGAGGAAACGGAGAAAAAGATCCGCGAAGAGACCGAACGCAAGATCCGCGAGGAGAGCGACCGGAAGGCCAAGGAAGCCGCCGACCGCCAATCCCAGGAAGAGGTCCTGCGGAAGGCCAAGGAAGAGATCGAACGCAAGGTCCGGGAAGAGTTCGAGCAAAAGGCACGGAGCGAGGCCGAACGGAAGTCCAAAGAGGAAACGGACCGGAAAAAGGCCTCCGCCGCCCAGGATACGGCCACTTCCCGTACGCCCCCGCCCTCCAAAGGGGACGCGCTGGAGGACAACAAGGACGAGTTCATGACCATCGCGGTGGCCGATATCTACGTGCGCCAGCAGATGTACGAAGAGGCCGTCAAGATCTACCGCCGGATCCTTCAAATGGACCCCGACAACCTCGAGGCCCGCAAGAAACTGGGGGATGCGGAGAACCTGCTCAAGGCCAAGACGGGCGCCCCGTCCACGACAGCC
- a CDS encoding PilZ domain-containing protein, giving the protein MSDHRSFLEKRVHSRVAVKIPVQFHPVTDPKELKKLRGSTGLARDLSLEGMYLKTPGKAQKGDILRLDISLPMKPRRQLFAFAEVVWVRETGAGLKLLLMPSEDRTALQEFLDKDPAQH; this is encoded by the coding sequence ATGTCCGACCATCGATCCTTTCTTGAAAAACGCGTCCATTCCCGCGTGGCGGTGAAGATCCCCGTCCAGTTCCACCCGGTCACCGACCCTAAGGAATTGAAAAAGCTCCGGGGGTCCACCGGCCTGGCCCGGGACCTCAGCCTGGAAGGGATGTACCTGAAAACGCCGGGAAAGGCGCAAAAAGGGGACATCCTCCGGCTCGATATTTCCCTTCCCATGAAACCCCGCCGACAACTCTTCGCTTTTGCCGAGGTGGTTTGGGTCCGCGAAACGGGAGCTGGCCTGAAGTTGTTATTGATGCCTTCGGAAGACCGGACGGCACTTCAGGAATTCCTGGATAAAGATCCTGCCCAACATTAA
- a CDS encoding endo-1,4-beta-xylanase, producing the protein MKSKLLPFLVPFLFLVLAVPLRSQEVPSGGESLFAKPALEAIQLNGEKGKLERVAVTGQAFHEALQLTTLEATQDPWGVQVDAPVDFPVHQGDVVLAQFWMKSDASHVESGEAQSEFVFERLGDPWTKSVSFNLSVGPQWRLFNIPFTVVEDLEKGKSHICFRMGYRPQSFELAGFKLLNYGKKVALSALPQTQLVYGGMEADAPWRKAAQERIERIRKGDLRVVVKDAKGRPVPGAQVRVEMERNDFGFGTAVVAQKLALATPENDRYQKEVERLFNRVVFENDLKWGPWEDGASNSGYWRRDYVKGAMAWLSKRDFDVRGHNMVWGTWRYLPPEVKALSSDKKALEAKIEERIADVGGAMKGQLVEWDVVNEPVPEHELTDILGRSAMVTWYQAARRADPKAVLFVNDYPGPDTIGHLESYDQTIAFLLQEGAPLGGVGLQGHVGSSPWSIPALLSTLDKLGAHGLPVEITEYDTDIADEELDARFLGDFLTAVFSHPSVNAFLMWGFWDGAHWHHKAPLFKEDWTEKPAGKVYEDLVLHRWWTREAGKTDGQGDYQVRGFLGDYKIVVLDGRTEVTQRVHLVKQGARVEFTLKRP; encoded by the coding sequence ATGAAAAGCAAGCTCCTGCCGTTCCTGGTCCCGTTCCTTTTCCTCGTCCTGGCCGTTCCGCTCCGGTCCCAAGAGGTCCCGTCGGGTGGGGAATCGCTCTTCGCCAAGCCCGCCCTGGAGGCCATCCAACTCAACGGGGAAAAAGGGAAACTGGAAAGGGTCGCGGTCACCGGGCAGGCCTTCCACGAAGCCCTCCAGCTGACCACCCTGGAGGCCACGCAGGATCCCTGGGGGGTCCAGGTCGACGCTCCGGTGGATTTCCCGGTCCACCAGGGCGATGTGGTCCTGGCCCAGTTCTGGATGAAATCCGACGCGAGCCACGTGGAAAGCGGCGAGGCCCAGAGCGAATTCGTGTTCGAACGCTTGGGCGATCCCTGGACCAAGTCGGTCAGTTTCAACCTCTCGGTCGGGCCCCAATGGCGCCTTTTCAACATCCCCTTCACCGTGGTCGAGGACCTGGAAAAAGGGAAGTCCCACATCTGTTTCCGGATGGGTTATCGCCCCCAATCCTTCGAGTTGGCGGGATTCAAGCTCCTCAACTATGGGAAGAAGGTCGCCCTTTCGGCCTTGCCGCAGACCCAGTTGGTCTATGGCGGGATGGAGGCGGATGCCCCTTGGCGCAAGGCCGCCCAAGAAAGGATCGAGCGGATCCGCAAGGGCGACCTGAGGGTCGTCGTGAAGGACGCGAAGGGCCGGCCGGTCCCCGGCGCCCAGGTGCGGGTCGAGATGGAACGGAATGATTTCGGTTTCGGCACCGCGGTGGTGGCCCAAAAGCTGGCCCTGGCGACCCCCGAGAACGATCGTTATCAGAAAGAGGTCGAACGGCTCTTCAACCGGGTGGTCTTCGAGAACGACCTCAAATGGGGGCCTTGGGAGGACGGCGCCTCCAACAGCGGCTACTGGCGCCGGGACTACGTGAAGGGGGCCATGGCCTGGCTCTCCAAGCGGGACTTCGACGTGCGGGGCCATAACATGGTCTGGGGAACCTGGCGTTACCTGCCCCCCGAGGTCAAGGCCCTTTCTTCGGACAAGAAGGCCTTGGAGGCGAAGATCGAGGAGCGCATCGCCGATGTGGGCGGCGCCATGAAGGGTCAACTGGTGGAGTGGGACGTGGTCAATGAACCGGTCCCGGAACATGAATTGACCGACATCCTGGGACGCTCGGCCATGGTCACTTGGTACCAGGCGGCCCGCAGGGCCGATCCCAAGGCGGTCCTTTTCGTGAACGACTATCCCGGTCCGGATACCATCGGGCACCTGGAATCCTACGATCAGACGATCGCCTTCCTGCTCCAGGAGGGAGCCCCCCTGGGGGGCGTGGGACTTCAAGGACATGTGGGATCCTCGCCCTGGTCCATCCCGGCCCTCTTGTCCACCTTGGACAAACTGGGAGCGCACGGATTGCCGGTGGAGATCACCGAGTACGATACGGACATCGCGGACGAAGAGTTGGACGCCAGGTTCCTGGGCGACTTTTTGACGGCGGTCTTCAGCCACCCTTCGGTGAACGCCTTCCTGATGTGGGGGTTCTGGGACGGGGCCCATTGGCACCACAAGGCTCCCTTGTTCAAGGAGGATTGGACCGAGAAGCCGGCGGGTAAGGTCTACGAGGACCTGGTCCTCCATCGGTGGTGGACCCGGGAAGCGGGCAAGACCGATGGACAGGGGGACTATCAGGTCCGGGGTTTCCTGGGCGATTACAAGATCGTGGTCCTGGACGGAAGGACCGAAGTGACCCAACGGGTCCACTTGGTGAAACAGGGCGCCCGCGTTGAATTCACCTTGAAGCGTCCCTAA
- a CDS encoding response regulator, whose amino-acid sequence MTVLERWWVKTPEVLLVEDNLGDVALLKEILKMMARPIHLKVVRNGLDALSFLGREGIFSGQPEPDMILLDLNLPKLDGRELLVRIKGDGRWSHIPVMVLTSSMEARDIREVFRLKAEYFIPKPMDLEHCVVLVKRIEDLFKGT is encoded by the coding sequence ATGACGGTATTGGAAAGATGGTGGGTGAAGACCCCCGAGGTCCTCTTGGTGGAGGACAACCTGGGGGATGTGGCCTTGCTCAAGGAGATCCTGAAGATGATGGCCCGTCCCATCCATTTGAAGGTCGTACGGAACGGGTTGGACGCGCTCTCTTTCTTGGGCCGGGAAGGGATCTTCTCGGGGCAACCGGAACCCGACATGATCCTCTTGGACCTGAACCTCCCCAAGCTGGACGGGCGGGAATTGCTGGTGCGCATCAAGGGGGACGGCCGGTGGAGCCACATCCCCGTCATGGTCCTGACCTCTTCCATGGAGGCCAGGGATATCCGGGAAGTGTTCCGCTTGAAGGCCGAATATTTCATCCCGAAGCCGATGGACCTGGAGCACTGCGTGGTGCTGGTCAAACGGATCGAGGATCTTTTCAAGGGAACGTAA
- a CDS encoding ATP-binding protein, with translation MALSWQEKYFQALSRFLETREEGGLREAYELGRRALSEGTGLLDLVTFHHDAAARLAPGRGGGAGAQPAAAFHREALSPFEMIQRGYRETVQMLRARAEELRESNGKLNELNASLEERVAEGVRTAERRAKELARVNGELQQFVLVASHDLREPLRMIVGFVQLLEKRFPEKLDETSREYIHFAVDGAHRIQQLIEDLLAYTRIGGTQLTPKGTDLGEALGEALLNLKLSLEETGAEVRVDPLPFVMADRSLMVLIFQNLIGNAVKFRGTEKPRVRVYSWEEGGKWVIAVRDNGIGIDPRYSEKIFEVFQRLHSRDEYPGTGIGLALCRKVIEQHGGRIWVGSSPGKGSVFYFTLPKDMERSAS, from the coding sequence ATGGCGCTCTCTTGGCAGGAAAAGTATTTCCAGGCGCTGTCCCGGTTCCTGGAGACCCGGGAAGAAGGGGGGCTGCGGGAAGCCTATGAGCTCGGCCGGCGGGCCCTCTCCGAGGGGACCGGGCTTTTGGACCTCGTCACTTTCCACCACGACGCGGCCGCCCGTTTGGCCCCCGGGCGGGGCGGCGGGGCTGGGGCCCAACCGGCGGCCGCCTTCCACCGGGAAGCGCTCTCGCCCTTCGAGATGATCCAACGGGGTTACCGGGAGACGGTCCAGATGCTCCGCGCCAGGGCGGAGGAACTGCGGGAATCGAACGGGAAGTTGAACGAATTGAACGCGTCGTTGGAGGAACGGGTGGCCGAGGGCGTGAGGACGGCCGAACGGCGGGCGAAGGAATTGGCCCGGGTGAACGGCGAATTGCAGCAGTTCGTCCTGGTGGCTTCCCATGACCTCCGGGAACCGCTCCGGATGATCGTCGGGTTCGTCCAACTGCTGGAGAAGCGGTTCCCGGAGAAACTGGACGAGACCTCGCGGGAGTACATCCATTTCGCGGTGGACGGGGCCCATCGGATCCAGCAACTGATCGAGGATCTGCTGGCTTATACGCGCATCGGAGGGACCCAACTGACCCCCAAGGGGACGGACCTGGGCGAGGCGCTGGGCGAGGCCTTGCTGAACCTGAAATTGTCCCTGGAGGAAACGGGGGCGGAGGTGAGGGTCGATCCCCTGCCGTTCGTCATGGCCGACCGGAGCCTGATGGTGTTGATCTTCCAGAACCTGATCGGCAACGCCGTCAAGTTCCGGGGAACGGAAAAACCACGGGTGCGGGTCTATTCCTGGGAGGAGGGCGGGAAATGGGTGATCGCGGTCCGGGACAACGGGATCGGGATCGATCCCCGGTATTCGGAGAAGATCTTCGAGGTCTTCCAACGCCTGCATAGCCGGGATGAATACCCGGGGACGGGGATCGGACTGGCCCTGTGCCGGAAGGTCATCGAACAGCATGGGGGGCGGATATGGGTGGGGTCCTCCCCGGGAAAGGGTTCGGTCTTTTACTTCACCTTGCCGAAGGACATGGAAAGGAGCGCGTCATGA
- a CDS encoding SpoIIE family protein phosphatase translates to MASPMTEGVCGSVEWGVAVQAMPGEKESGDTFVVKGFPGGVLAAVVDGLGHGSEAALAGRTVAAALSDFSQDSVITIFRRCHESAQKTRGVVMSLASFRESDSTVTWAGVGNVEGVLFRADPNASPPAEYLLLRSGGVGFNLPELRATVIPVFPGDTLVLATDGLRSNFSLAVLQNFNEKPRTIAERVLALNRKGTDDALVLVARLKGGSPP, encoded by the coding sequence ATGGCTTCCCCTATGACCGAGGGCGTCTGCGGGTCGGTGGAATGGGGGGTGGCGGTCCAGGCCATGCCCGGGGAGAAGGAATCGGGCGATACCTTCGTCGTGAAGGGATTCCCCGGAGGGGTCCTGGCGGCGGTCGTGGACGGCCTGGGCCATGGATCGGAAGCGGCCCTCGCGGGACGGACGGTCGCCGCAGCCCTGTCGGATTTCTCCCAGGATTCGGTCATCACCATCTTCCGCCGCTGCCACGAATCCGCCCAGAAGACCCGCGGGGTGGTGATGAGCCTGGCCTCCTTCCGGGAATCGGATTCCACCGTGACCTGGGCCGGCGTGGGGAACGTGGAAGGGGTGCTCTTCCGGGCGGACCCGAACGCCAGCCCCCCCGCCGAATACCTGTTGTTGCGTTCCGGGGGGGTCGGGTTCAATTTGCCCGAGTTGAGGGCCACGGTCATCCCGGTCTTCCCGGGGGACACGCTGGTCCTGGCCACCGACGGGCTGCGGAGCAATTTCTCGTTGGCGGTGCTCCAGAACTTCAATGAAAAGCCCCGGACCATCGCCGAAAGGGTCCTGGCCCTGAACCGCAAAGGGACCGATGACGCCCTGGTCCTTGTGGCCCGCCTCAAGGGCGGGAGCCCCCCGTGA
- a CDS encoding anti-sigma regulatory factor translates to MVRDIAVPIASDVDIVSAREQGRALAERIGFSQVERTVIATAISEIARNIVEHAKKGNMVLSPCQHGSRVGIQIIATDEGPGIPDVSRAMQDEYSTGKGLGLGLPGSKRLMDEFEVQSNVGKGTVVTMRKWLPL, encoded by the coding sequence ATGGTCCGGGATATTGCCGTTCCCATCGCCTCGGACGTGGACATCGTCAGCGCCCGGGAACAGGGACGGGCCCTGGCGGAACGGATCGGCTTTTCCCAGGTCGAGCGGACCGTCATCGCCACGGCGATCTCGGAGATCGCCCGGAACATCGTGGAACACGCCAAGAAGGGGAACATGGTCCTTTCCCCCTGCCAACACGGGTCCCGGGTCGGGATCCAGATCATCGCCACCGATGAGGGGCCCGGCATCCCCGACGTGTCCCGGGCCATGCAGGACGAGTATTCCACCGGGAAAGGGTTGGGCCTGGGGCTTCCCGGCTCGAAACGTTTGATGGACGAGTTCGAGGTGCAGTCGAACGTGGGAAAGGGAACGGTGGTGACCATGCGCAAATGGCTTCCCCTATGA
- a CDS encoding STAS domain-containing protein has translation MRVPIHKQGGYLIAAIQAALTDADLLQLQDDLSSKVGQFRSRGAIVDVTALDVMDSFAVRTLRSIAHMLRLRGAETVIVGIQPEVAFAMVQLGLTLEDVATALDLEEGLAYLESLSGGGK, from the coding sequence ATGCGCGTCCCGATCCATAAGCAAGGGGGTTACCTGATCGCCGCCATCCAGGCGGCCCTGACCGACGCGGACCTGCTCCAACTGCAGGACGACCTGTCCAGCAAGGTGGGGCAGTTCCGGTCCCGGGGGGCCATCGTGGACGTCACGGCGCTGGACGTGATGGATTCCTTCGCGGTGCGGACCCTGCGCTCCATCGCCCACATGCTGCGGCTCCGCGGGGCGGAGACGGTGATCGTGGGGATCCAGCCTGAGGTGGCCTTCGCCATGGTCCAGTTGGGCCTGACCCTGGAGGACGTGGCCACCGCCCTGGACCTGGAGGAGGGCCTGGCCTACCTGGAGTCGCTTTCCGGGGGCGGCAAGTGA
- a CDS encoding STAS domain-containing protein — MPGALPEATAVLLRELVAHLRQNRTQLREEWVRRIIEAKLLMAMTKEEIFAEATSVYDNYVEVLESGSVEALQAYARNLSERIIPRGVETQEVLGIVLLLRDVLARSLFGKYQADLGLLNRVLDAYEPAANRIANTVGVGFVQERERIIRQQQEAIRELSTPVLQVRERLLILPIIGVIDSQRARQVTEQLLRGIRSNRAKVVVIDITGVPAVDATVANHLVQTVDASRLMGASVIVTGLSSEIAQTLVTIGVDLGKINAVGDLQGGIEEAERLLGYKVIITESTPTDQKPA; from the coding sequence ATGCCCGGGGCCCTGCCCGAAGCGACCGCGGTCCTGCTGAGGGAACTGGTGGCGCACCTTCGGCAGAACCGCACCCAACTCCGCGAGGAGTGGGTCCGCCGCATCATCGAAGCGAAGCTCCTGATGGCCATGACCAAGGAGGAGATCTTCGCGGAGGCCACCTCGGTCTATGACAACTACGTGGAGGTGCTGGAGTCCGGTTCGGTCGAGGCCCTCCAGGCCTATGCCCGCAACCTCTCGGAACGCATCATTCCCCGGGGCGTGGAGACCCAGGAGGTCCTGGGGATCGTGCTTCTGTTGCGCGACGTGCTGGCCCGGTCCCTTTTCGGGAAATACCAGGCCGACCTGGGATTGCTGAACCGGGTCCTGGACGCCTACGAACCCGCCGCCAACCGCATCGCCAATACGGTGGGCGTGGGGTTCGTCCAGGAACGGGAGCGCATCATCCGGCAGCAGCAGGAGGCCATCCGGGAGCTGTCCACCCCGGTCCTCCAGGTGCGCGAGAGGCTCCTCATCCTTCCGATCATCGGCGTCATCGATTCCCAAAGGGCCCGCCAGGTCACCGAGCAGTTGCTGCGGGGGATCCGGTCCAACCGCGCCAAGGTGGTGGTCATCGACATCACGGGTGTGCCGGCGGTGGACGCCACGGTGGCCAACCACCTGGTGCAGACGGTGGACGCTTCCCGCCTGATGGGGGCCAGCGTGATCGTGACGGGCCTTTCCTCCGAGATCGCGCAGACCCTGGTCACCATCGGGGTGGACCTGGGCAAGATCAACGCGGTCGGGGACCTGCAGGGCGGCATCGAGGAGGCCGAACGCCTGCTGGGCTACAAGGTCATCATCACCGAGAGCACGCCCACCGACCAGAAGCCGGCCTGA
- a CDS encoding response regulator, translated as MIHRTKVAGRILEVLQIEDNKADTALLKQVLKGAGFPVHLSSVENGEEAMSFLRQQAPYSQSPLPNVILLDLQLPRKDGLTVLTEIRREPEWARLPIIIFTSSESDLDKEWSGRLRADHFLVKPLELDHYGPLLKVLREYWLKSFRERPLA; from the coding sequence ATGATCCATAGAACGAAGGTGGCGGGTCGTATCCTGGAAGTGCTCCAGATCGAGGATAACAAGGCCGATACGGCGCTTCTGAAACAGGTCCTGAAGGGCGCCGGGTTCCCGGTGCATTTGAGCAGTGTGGAGAACGGGGAGGAGGCCATGTCCTTCCTCCGTCAACAAGCCCCTTATTCCCAAAGCCCCCTGCCGAACGTCATCCTGCTGGACCTTCAACTGCCCAGGAAGGATGGATTGACGGTCCTGACGGAGATACGCCGGGAACCGGAATGGGCCCGCCTGCCGATCATCATCTTCACCAGTTCGGAGAGCGACCTGGACAAGGAATGGTCCGGGCGATTGCGGGCCGACCATTTCCTGGTGAAACCCCTGGAACTGGACCATTACGGACCGCTCCTGAAGGTCCTGCGGGAATATTGGCTCAAGTCCTTCCGGGAAAGACCCCTGGCCTGA
- a CDS encoding peroxiredoxin: protein MKLHLGDKVPDFKQESTQGPIRFYDWAGDSWVVFFSHPADFTPVCTTELGMAARMEDEFTKRKTKLLALSVDPLVRHREWIQDIEQTQGAQVRFPILADKERKVAELYDMIHPEVLASATVRTVFFIDPEKRLRAHLTYPASTGRDFDELLRVLDSLQLTDQHLVATPVNWKRGEDVVILPTLTDEEEIRRRFPMGYRKVRPYLRLTPQPDMALSRDGPPD, encoded by the coding sequence ATGAAATTGCATCTAGGGGACAAGGTCCCCGACTTCAAGCAAGAATCCACCCAAGGCCCCATCCGATTCTATGATTGGGCGGGGGACTCCTGGGTGGTCTTTTTCTCCCATCCCGCGGACTTCACCCCCGTCTGTACCACCGAACTGGGGATGGCCGCCCGGATGGAGGATGAATTCACAAAGCGGAAGACCAAGCTCCTGGCCCTTTCGGTCGATCCCCTGGTCCGGCACCGGGAATGGATCCAGGACATCGAGCAGACCCAGGGGGCCCAGGTCCGGTTCCCCATCCTGGCGGACAAGGAACGCAAGGTCGCCGAACTTTATGACATGATCCATCCCGAGGTCCTGGCCAGCGCCACGGTCCGGACCGTCTTCTTCATCGATCCCGAAAAAAGGCTCCGGGCCCACCTGACCTATCCGGCCTCCACCGGCCGGGACTTCGACGAGCTCCTTCGGGTCCTCGATTCCCTCCAATTGACGGATCAGCATCTGGTGGCCACGCCCGTCAACTGGAAGCGGGGTGAGGACGTGGTCATCCTCCCGACCCTGACGGACGAAGAGGAGATCCGCCGAAGGTTCCCCATGGGGTATCGGAAGGTCCGGCCTTACCTGCGCCTCACTCCCCAGCCCGACATGGCCCTTTCCAGGGACGGCCCGCCGGATTAA
- a CDS encoding sigma-70 family RNA polymerase sigma factor: MDFQKDPWPSWTEMMRLTQKGDQAAYERLLTEMGPLVLNFVRKRVFDQQHVEDVVQEVLLTFHKAKHTYRPELPFPPWFFTVVRNAIWSALQKNRRIKVREIPMEELPEVAAQDFAEGGLDDRLQEALQALPEDNRQAVELLKFQGLSVEEAARRLGITKIALRVRAHRGYGLLRKRLIAEDKKKK, encoded by the coding sequence TTGGACTTCCAAAAAGACCCCTGGCCTTCCTGGACCGAGATGATGCGGCTCACCCAGAAGGGCGACCAGGCGGCCTACGAACGCCTCCTGACCGAAATGGGCCCCTTGGTCCTGAACTTCGTCCGGAAGAGGGTCTTCGACCAGCAACACGTGGAGGATGTGGTCCAAGAGGTGCTCTTGACCTTCCATAAGGCCAAGCACACCTACCGGCCCGAGCTTCCCTTCCCGCCCTGGTTCTTCACGGTGGTGCGCAACGCCATCTGGTCGGCGCTCCAGAAGAACCGGCGGATCAAGGTGCGGGAGATCCCCATGGAGGAACTGCCCGAGGTGGCGGCCCAGGACTTCGCCGAAGGGGGCCTGGACGACCGGCTCCAGGAGGCCCTGCAGGCGCTCCCGGAGGACAACCGGCAGGCCGTCGAATTGCTGAAGTTCCAGGGCCTGAGCGTGGAAGAGGCCGCCAGGCGCCTGGGGATCACGAAGATCGCGCTGAGGGTCCGGGCGCACCGGGGTTACGGGCTTTTAAGGAAACGTTTGATCGCCGAGGACAAAAAGAAAAAATGA